In one window of Onychomys torridus chromosome 5, mOncTor1.1, whole genome shotgun sequence DNA:
- the Catsper3 gene encoding cation channel sperm-associated protein 3 — MSHRFSHNPVRVVSSSLFSTASEALYARIKKIKRKDVECQAFFRKVIKNPIFQVLMISTITSNAAFMVLGTDYSIMYKLFRLFEISEIIFVSIYTCEFFMKVYVEPVKYWRDGYNLLDVAIIFIILIPYSLRKIKGKHYKFLHIADGIQSLRILKLISYSRGIRTLITAVGQTVYTVASVLTLLFVLMYIFAILGFCLFGMPEKGDLNNWGNLAAAFFTLFSLATVDGWTDLQEQLDQRKFTVSRAFTIIFILLASFIFLNMFVGVMIMHTEDSIKKFQRELMVERHMTLMEEKQVILRRQQEEVNKLMNTQESGGKSFSELVEEFKKTLRHTDPMVLDEFGTSLPFIDVYLSTLDNQDTTVNKLQELYYEIVNVLCLMLEDLPPREKSSHSLEFMI; from the exons ATGTCTCACCGCTTTTCCCACAACCCTGTAAGAGTTGTGTCTAGCTCACTGTTTAGTACTGCATCAGAGGCATTGTATGCAAGAATCAAGAAAATTAA GAGGAAGGACGTTGAATGCCAGGCATTCTTTAGGAAGGTCATAAAGAATCCCATTTTCCAGGTCCTCATGATCAGCACCATCACCTCCAATGCTGCCTTCATGGTCTTGGGGACTGATTACAGCATAATGTACAAATTGTTCAGACTCTTTGAG ATCTCAGAGATTATCTTTGTCTCCATCTATACCTGTGAGTTCTTCATGAAGGTCTATGTGGAGCCTGTTAAATATTGGAGAGATGGCTATAACCTACTGGATGTGGCTATTATCTTTATTATCTTGATACCCTATTCCCTCCGAAAGATCAAGGGAAAACATTACAAATTTCTCCATATTGCTGATGGCATACAGTCTCTTCGAATCCTCAAGCTTATCTCCTACAGCAGAGGTATCAGG ACACTCATCACTGCTGTGGGACAGACTGTCTACACGGTGGCCTCTGTGCTGACCCTCCTGTTCGTGCTCATGTATATCTTCGCTATTCTGGGATTCTGCCTGTTTGGAATGCCAGAGAAGGGTGACCTGAATAACTGGGGGAACCTGGCTGCGGCTTTCTTCACCCTCTTCAGTCTGGCTACG GTTGATGGCTGGACAGACCTGCAGGAACAGCTAGACCAGCGGAAGTTTACTGTCAGCCGGGCATtcaccatcatcttcatcttgcttgcttccttcatCTTCCTCAACATGTTTGTGGGTGTAATGATCATGCACACAGAG GACTCCATCAAAAAGTTTCAGCGGGAGCTGATGGTAGAGAGGCACATGACACTTATGGAGGAGAAGCAGGTGATTCTGAGGCGCCAGCAAGAGGAGGTCAACAAGCTGATGAACACACAG GAAAGTGGTGGTAAGAGCTTCTCTGAGCTGGTGGAGGAGTTCAAGAAGACCCTGCGGCACACGGACCCCATGGTCCTGGATGAATTTGGCACTAGCCTGCCCTTCATTGACGTCTACTTGTCCACTCTGGACAACCAGGACACCACTGTCAACAA GCTTCAGGAGCTGTACTATGAGATTGTGAACGTGCTGTGTCTGATGCTTGAAGACTTGCCACCCCGGGAAAAGTCGTCCCATAGCTTGGAATTCATGATTTAG